A genomic region of Podarcis raffonei isolate rPodRaf1 chromosome 13, rPodRaf1.pri, whole genome shotgun sequence contains the following coding sequences:
- the LOC128399013 gene encoding vomeronasal type-2 receptor 26-like — protein sequence MLTFVVLGLLFLPQTVSRISAVKCATSEPIPILHKYFQSGELTIAGIISQIYILYDPITFERHPYQELIDDFMLLSQNYQHILALVFAVKEINENPQILPNITLGFDIYNHYFNPQFTSEAALKVLSTHDKFIPNYKCDVENNLVTVIGGPNSNIIGHIATILGIYKFPQLIYASASETNNNAEDAFFHWMFPNGAHQYRGILQLLLHFRWTWIGVLYLDVDSSKIFVQKVLSTFANNGICFDFIKTIPDIGFSNQLHEMAERACEIINITMESTANTVIFHGDFQAMLNLRILLRFSQFGDVPVKMKVWIMTADVDFTSIPVQRSWDIHFIHGSVTLAVSSKEVAGFQEFLQMRNPTLEKEDGFLWDFWQKLPHFLRNTPFNNSAGDEVSFDLNGELVAGFDIINWVTFTNQSFLRAKVGRIDPQAHSENVFTISEDAIIWPSRFNQTHPLSVCNDNCLPSYHKTKKEGKPFCCYDCHPCPEGKIANQKDMDSCFQCPEGHYPNINRDFCLPKTITFLSYEDSLGIGLAIAALSLSFITALVLGTFMTHHGTPIVKANNRSLSYTLLVSLLLSFLCAFLFVGRPNAVTCLLRQTAFGIIFSVAVSCMLAKTITVILAFMATKPGSKMRKWMGWKVTASIVLSCSLIQVTLCTIWLATSPPFPELDMHSAISETIAQCNEGSDVMFYCVLGFMGFLATVSFTVAFLARKLPDTFQETKSITFSMLLFCSVWLSFFPTYLSTKGKYMVAVEIFSILASSAGLLGCVFFPKCYIILLRSDLNKKTHLIKRIC from the exons ATGCTGACATTTGTGGTGTTGGGATTACTGTTCCTCCCTCAAACAGTAAGCAGGATATCTGCTGTTAAATGCGCAACGAGTGAGCCTATTCCTATTCTTCACAAGTATTTTCAATCAGGGGAGCTCACTATTGCTGGCATAATTTCTCAGATCTACATCCTTTATGATCCAATCACGTTTGAAAGACATCCCTATCAGGAGCTGATTGATGATTTCAT GCTACTGTCACAGAACTACCAGCACATTTTGGCCTTGGTATTTGCAGTGAAGGAGATCAACGAGAACCCCcaaatcttacccaacatcactcTTGGCTTTGACATCTATAATCATTACTTTAATCCACAATTCACAAGTGAGGCAGCATTAAAAGTTCTCTCCACACATGACAAATTCATCCCTAACTACAAATGTGATGTCGAGAACAATCTGGTAACTGTCATTGGGGGACCCAATTCCAACATCATTGGACATATTGCAACCATACTGGGCATCTACAAGTTTCCACAA CTGATATATGCCTCTGCTTCAGAGACAAATAACAATGCTGAAGATGCTTTCTTCCACTGGATGTTCCCCAATGGGGCCCATCAATACAGGGGGATCCTCCAGTTATTGTTGCATTTCAGGTGGACATGGATTGGGGTGCTTTACCTTGATGTGGACAGTTCTAAGATATTTGTGCAGAAGGTGCTTTCCACGTTTGCCAATAATGGTATTTGCTTTGACTTCATCAAAACCATACCAGATATAGGATTTTCTAATCAACTCCATGAAATGGCAGAGAGGGCATGTGAGATTATAAATATCACCATGGAAAGCACAGCCAATACCGTGATCTTCCATGGTGACTTTCAGGCAATGTTAAACTTAAGAATCCTGCTCAGGTTCTCACAATTTGGGGATGTACCAGTGAAGATGAAGGTCTGGATTATGACAGCAGATGTGGATTTCACATCAATTCCTGTTCAAAGAAGCTGGGATATTCATTTCATCCACGGCTCTGTAACCCTTGCAGTCTCCTCAAAAGAGGTGGCAGGATTCCAGGAATTTCTGCAAATGAGGAACCCAACACTGGAAAAAGAGGATGGTTTCCTGTGGGACTTCTGGCAAAAG CTCCCCCACTTTCTGAGAAACaccccatttaacaacagtgctggagatGAGGTTTCCTTTGACCTTAATGGGGAATTAGTAGCTGGGTTTGATATTATCAACTGGGTGACATTCACAAACCAGTCCTTCCTTAGAGCAAAAGTTGGAAGGATAGATCCTCAGGCACACTCAGAGAATGTGTTCACCATTTCTGAAGATGCCATCATATGGCCCAGCAGGTTCAATCAG ACACACCCTCTTTCAGTGTGTAATGACAATTGCCTTCCTAGTTATCACAAGAcaaagaaggaagggaaaccaTTTTGCTGTTATGATTGTCATCCCTGTCCAGAGGGGAAGATTGCAAACCAGAAGG ATATGGATAGCTGCTTTCAGTGTCCAGAAGGCCATTATCCAAATATTAACAGGGATTTCTGCCTCCCAAAAACGATAACTTTCTTGTCTTATGAAGATTCTTTGGGAATAGGTTTGGCCATTGctgctctctccctttctttcattACAGCTCTGGTGCTGGGAACCTTTATGACACACCATGGGACGCCTATTGTCAAAGCCAATAACCGGAGCCTTTCCTACACTCTCCTCGTCTCCCTCCTGCTTTCTTTCCTTTGTGCTTTTTTATTCGTTGGTCGACCCAATGCAGTGACGTGCCTCCTTCGACAAACCGCTTTTGGtatcatcttctcagtggctgtttcttgcatgttggccaaaaccatcaccgtgattctagctttcatggccaccaagccaggatccAAAATGAGGAAATGGATGGGGTGGAAAGTGACTGCCTCTATTGTTCTTTCATGCTCCCTTATTCAAGTCACTCTTTGCACTAtctggctggcaacctctccaCCGTTCCCAGAATTGGACATGCATTCAGCTATTAGTGAGACCATTGcacaatgtaatgaagggtcagatgtaatgttttattgtgtattgggCTTCATGGGTTTCTTGGCTACTGTCAgtttcactgtggctttcctagccaggaagttacCAGACACTTTCCAGGAAACTAAGTcaatcaccttcagcatgttattgttttgcagtgtttggttatctTTCTTCCctacctacctgagcaccaaaggcaaatacatggtggctgttgagatcttctccatcttggcttccagtgcaGGATTACTGGGTTGTGTCTttttccccaaatgctacattattttgCTGAGATCTGATTTGAACAAAAAGACACATCTAATAAAAAGAATATGTTAA
- the LOC128399014 gene encoding vomeronasal type-2 receptor 26-like, translated as MESWQDFITQELADCWRLEEVGDLGTLGLGDILKYDFGFGHEDFDTHSMAEEVTVEYNEGSVTMFYCVLGLMCFLAIDSFTVAFLARKLPDSFNEVKFITFSMSPGDLIVGGITSQLFSFSEGADFNTHPTPKYDVEPVAMLKKYQHALSFVFAVKEINENHKILPNITLGFHVYDSHFDAQVTYQNTLNLLFNQKRTVLNFNCDMKKNPVAVIGGLDSETSLHIATILGLYKIPQVTYCIYTPVVNDVTYHFSLYRMVPNEEHQYSGMVKLLLYFQWKWVGIMAMGDDKGEKFVQTMKQRFSQNGICTGFTERMPIQSNILGVINFYDIFMNMATLLSKTSVNVAIVSADTHMILDLQVVLNLGITNMMPINKVWIMTAHWDFSVHPLFKKLDIQIFHGALSFAAHSNEVQGFQHFLQVHSSQSDGDGFIKVFWEQAFSCLFPDTGMGEESSGSCSGREKLESLPGPFFEISMTSQSYSIYNTVYAVAHALHALYSSGKRHGEMVGGKRLKTSKLQHFKLYPFLRSISFNNTAGDKVSFDEKGELIAGFDIINWVTFQNKSFLKVKVGRMDPQSPLDREFSINKAIITWHSGFQKAVPIALCNAPCHPGSSRKKKEGEPFCCYDCALCPEGKISDKRDMDDCFHCPEDQYPNKERNQCLPKDLNFLSYDEPLGISLTALALAFSIVTAFVLGLFIKHWKTPIVKANNRNLTYTLLISLLLCFLCSLLFIGQPQIPTCYLRQTAFGIIFSAAVSSVLAKTLTVVLAFMATKPGSKMRKWLGKRFSTSIILCCSFIQASICMLWLGTEPPFPDLDMHSLPEYIIVECNEGSPNMFYYVLGYMGFLALVSFVVAFFARKLPDTFNEAKFITFSMLVFCSVWLSFVPTYLSTKGKYMVAVEIFSILASSAGILGCIFSPKCYIIILRPDLNSKEQLKKRNK; from the exons ATGGAAAGTTGGCAAGATTTTATTACACAAGAACTTGCAGACTGTTGGCGTCTGGAGGAAGTAGGGGATCTGGGGACTCTTGGACTTGGAGACATTTTGAAATATGACTTTGGTTTTGGCCATGAAG ATTTTGATACACATTCCATGGCTGAAGAAGTCACAGTGGAATATAATGAAGGGTCAGTCACCATGTTCTACTGCGTCCTGGGCTTGATGTGTTTCCTGGCCATTGATAGCTTCACTGTGGCCTTCCTGGCCAGaaagttacctgacagtttcaacgAAGTCAAatttatcaccttcagcatgtcg CCAGGGGACCTCATCGTCGGTGGAATCACTTCCCAGCTCTTCTCCTTTTCTGAGGGCGCAGACTtcaacacacaccccacaccaaaGTATGATGTTGAACCTGT TGCAATGCTGAAAAAATATCAACATGCCCTGTCCTTTGTATTTGCTGTGAAAGAGATCAATGAGAACCACAagatcttacccaacatcacctTGGGGTTCCATGTTTATGACAGCCACTTTGATGCACAGGTAACTTACCAGAACACTTTGAACCTTCTATTTAATCAGAAGAGAACCGTTCTCAACTTCAACTGCGACATGAAGAAGAACCCTGTTGCTGTCATTGGGGGACTTGATTCAGAAACATCCCTCCACATAGCCACTATCTTAGGGCTTTACAAGATACCACAG GTTACCTACTGTATATATACTCCAGTTGTGAATGATGTAACCTATCACTTCTCCTTGTACcgcatggtccccaatgaagaACATCAGTACAGTGGAATGGTCAAGCTGCTGCTATACTTTCAATGGAAGTGGGTCGGGATCATGGCCATGGGTGATGACAAAGGAGAAAAGTTTGTGCAGACGATGAAGCAAAGATTTTCTCAGAATGGTATCTGTACAGGCTTCACCGAGAGAATGCCAATCCAGAGCAACATTTTAGGTGTTATTAACTTTTATGACATTTTTATGAATATGGCAACATTGCTAAGCAAGACAAGTGTCAATGTAGCTATTGTAAGTGCTGACACTCATATGATATTAGATCTGCAGGTGGTTCTCAATCTGGGTATTACTAATATGATGCCTATTAACAAGGTGTGGATAATGACAGCCCACTGGGATTTTTCCGTTCATCCGTTATTCAAGAAACTGGACATTCAGATTTTCCATGGCGCCTTGTCCTTTGCAGCTCACTCCAATGAGGTTCAGGGGTTCCAACATTTCCTTCAGGTCCATAGTTCCCAATCTGATGGAGATGGCTTTATCAAAGTCTTCTGGGAGCAAGCGTTCAGCTGCTTATTTCCAGATACTGGCATGGGTGAAGAGAGTAGCGGGAGTTGCAGTGGTAGGGAAAAGTTAGAGAGCCTTCCTGGACCTTTTTTTGAAATAAGTATGACCAGCCAAAGCTACAGCATCTATAATACTgtctatgctgtggcacatgcATTGCATGCCCTGTATTCATCCGGAAAGAGACATGGAGAAATGGTGGGTGGAAAGCGTCTGAAAACTTCTAAGCTGCAACATTTTAAG CTTTACCCTTTTCTGAGAAGTATCTCATTTAACAACACTGCTGGGGATAAGGTCTCCTTTGATGAGAAAGGTGAACTGAtagctggatttgatattatcaATTGGGTTACTTTCCAAAATAAATCCTTCCTAAAAGTGAAAGTAGGGAGGATGGATCCTCAGTCACCGCTGGACAGAGAGTTCTCCATTAATAAGGCTATAATTACATGGCACAGCGGATTCCAAAAG GCTGTGCCCATTGCATTGTGCAATGCCCCTTGCCACCCAGGTTCcagcagaaaaaagaaggagggagaaccattttgttgctatgattgtgctctatgtccagaagggaagatttcggACAAGAGAG aCATGGATGATTGTTTCCACTGTCCAGAAGATCAATATCCTAACAAAGAGAGAAACCAGTGTCTTCCCAAGGACCTAAACTTCCTGTCTTATGATGAACCTTTGGGCATCAGTTTGACTGCATTGGCTCTGGCTTTTTCTATAGTCACTGCTTTTGTCCTTGGACTCTTCATCAAGCACTGGAAGACAccaattgtcaaagccaacaaccggaaccTCACCTACACCCtgctcatctccctcctgctctgcttcctctgctccttgctatTCATTGGCCAGCCTCAGATCCCAACCTGCTATTtacgacaaactgcttttggtatCATCTTCTCAGCGGCTGTTTCTTCTGTCTTGGCAAAAACCCTCACTGTTGTTTTGGCTTTCATGGCAACTAAACCAGGATCCAAGATGAGGAAGTGGTTGGGGAAAAGATTTTCAACCTCTATTATTCTCTGTTGCTCATTTATCCAAGCAAGTATTTGCATGCTATGGCTGGGTACTGAGCCTCCATTCCCAGATCTTGACATGCACTCTCTGCCTGAGTATATTATAGTCGAATGCAATGAGGGCTCACCCAATATGTTCTACTATGTTCTTGGTTACATGGGATTTCTGGCTCTTGTTAGCTTCGTTGTCGCTTTCTTTGCTCGGAAGCTTCCGGACacttttaatgaagccaaatttatcacttttagcatgctggtgttttgcagtgtgtggctttCATTTGTTCCAACTTATTTAAGCACCAAAGGGAAgtatatggtggctgtggagatcttctctatcttggcctccagtgctggaatACTTGGTTGCATTTTCTCCCCTAAATGTTACATAATTATTCTGAGGCCAGACCTGAACAGTAAAGAGCAGCTAAAAAAGAGGAATAAGTAA